AGTAAGAAAGAGTGATAAACACAGAGAAAAATGATGGGATGGATGAATAAAAGCAGTgaaaaaacacagagaaaatGGATGGATGATGAATAAAAGAGTGATAACACAGAGGAAAATGGAGGATGATGAAATAAAGAGTGGATAACAAGAGAAAAGCTCCATTGCTACCACTGCTATCACACTTTTTGCAAACTTGAGGAATTAACCGTCAACAAGAAATCTCTATGAGACAGCGTCACCCCAAGTGAGCCGGTCCACCCCCTGGCTCATGAAAACTagaggcaggggtgtcaaacgcattccatggagggcctagtgtctgcaggcgTGTTTTAGTCCTGTCTCGAATGATATGACACATCATAGCAACACACCAGGGTGTGGGCGAATCCCAATTCACCTACTAATTAGCTGACCCTTAATCAAAAATTACACGTACAAGGAGGAGTGAAAAACCACAAGACACCTCGCGCCCTCTGTGAAATGGAGTTTGACACACGGACCTAGAGCCCAACGAATCCGTTACTTCCCCAGTGGACCTGGacgtaaatacatttgacctaagagcaacaacaacaacaaaaataatttaaCCAAGGACTGTAGCAGCCAACTTAACCAGAAAATAAATTACAGATTTGCACCTTTAACAAAAAGGTTGACATCATTTAAAACATTAcactacgttcaaaagtttggggtcacttagagaattccttgtttttgaaagaaaagcaaatgttttgtccattaaaataacatcaaattgattagaaatacagtgtagacattgttaatgtgtaaATGGCCTAATcaactgtaatcgaacccacaaatgctgatgctccagatactcaactagtctaaagaaggccagttttattgcttctttaatcaggacaacagttttcagctgtgctaacataattgcaaaacggttttctaatgatcaattagccttttaaaatgataaatttggattagctaacacaacgtgccattggaacacaggagtgatggtttctgataatgggcctctgtacacctatgtagatattccataaaaaatctgccgtttccagctacaatagttatttacaacattaacaatgtctacactgtatttctgatcaatttgatgttattttaatggacaaaacatttgcttttctttcaaaaacaaggaattctctaagtgaccccaaacatttgaacgctagtgtacattgtttttcttcaggattttggaaattctcccgctaccccattttcatatcaggtgACCCCACATGGGGTCGcgaccccaagtttgggaaccattaGTCCAACTAACGGTAGTGAACTCTGTCTAACTAAAGGTAGTCAACTCCATCAAACTAATGGTAGTCAACTTTAGTCAACGCCATCAACCTAAAGGTAATCAACTTTAGTCCTCCATCAAACTAAAGCTAGTCAACTTTAGTCAATTCCATATAACTAAAGGTAGTCAAATGAATCTAACTCAAAGTAATCAACTCTGCCTAGTCAACTCCATCAAACTAAAGGTAGTCAACTCCGTCTAACTAAACGtttggactgtgcctttaatgcCTTTGTATTGAAGTATCCAGCAGTGCAGTGGCAAATGCAGTTTATTAATAATAGATTGCATAAAGCATTCACAGTGGCACTTCTCCAAGTGCATTACATTGTCCATCGATGTGTAGCATGGCAGCTCTTTTTGTGCTAGAAATCAGCTAACATagcagagagatgaggaaggaatGTTTTCCCATTTGTAAGCCGGGGATAACCAGGAAAGCAGGGTAGCATTAGGACTAGGTTATGAATTCAAGGTTAATGACAAATCACATGAATAACCTGAGTGCCACAGTCCTTTCTAGtcaaaatgacctttacattccTTATAATGTATTTCTTCAGTGTATTCACTAGCACTCTAAGGTGCGTTATCGCAGTGATTCTAATCCAACACAAGGGGATGCGCTAACACAAGCggtcagtattaggaaggtgttcggtATACTCAGTGTGCATCACTAGAGAGCATCACCATCTACTCGTGTGTTTTTCCTCCAGCTGACCAATAATGGCACTGTGGAGTCGGACGAGGCCGAGTCGCTGACCCTGGACGACATCTCAGAGGACGACATCGACCTGGACAACACAGAGGTGGACGAGTACTTCTTCCTGCAGCCGATGACCACCAGGCGGCGCCGCGCTCTCCTCCGGGCGTCCGGGGTTCGACGCATCGACGTGGAGGAGAAGCACGAGCTGCGGGCCATCCGGGTGTCCCGGGAGGAGTGCGGCTGTGACTGCAGGGGGCTGTGCCACCCCGCGACCTGCGCTTGCAGCCTGGCCGGCATCAAGTGCCAGGTAAATGGAGCTGTGGTGAGGGTCTCCTGAATTACCTCTGTCAGTATGTTTGCCTGTTAAGtgatggctggctagctggcccgctattggctggctggctgtttgcCTGGCTGTTTGCCTGTCtttttgcctgtctgtctgtttgaccGTCTGCTATGCTTATGCATCTGTCTATGTGTTCGTTATTCATTGGAAACGGGAACCGTCCAGTATTGGAGGCTAACTGAGGCGTtggttgtctgtctgtacagGTAGATCGAATGTCATTCCCGTGCGGTTGCAGCAAGGAGGGCTGCAGTAACAGCACAGGCCGCATCGAGTTCAACCCCATCCGTGTTCGCACCCACTTCCTGCACACCATCATGAAGCTGGAGCTGGAAAAGAGCCgcgagcaacaacaacaaccgcAGGTCACCAATGGCAATGGTTACCATGGAGAACTACCAGTCAACGTCCCTGTCCAGCGTGCTCTGCAGTACCCCCTGATGTCTGACAACATCCCAGTCCTGCAGGCTCCCATCATGCACCTGCCGAGCACCAGCGACACAGAGCAGCATCTGGAAGAGGAAGTGGACGAAGATGAggaagatgatgaggaggagTACGAGGATGAGGACGATGGTAGTAGTTTATGTAGCGGCCTCTCGGACTGCAGCACCGACAGCCTGCACACTAGTGactctgaggaggaagaggaggaggaggaggaagatgactgTGAGTCTATGGAGGAGGGGGTGAGTGGACCCCCAGTCTCTCACACAGAGgtggtttctctctcctctgtgttggGTTACACTGAtgggacacacaccaacaccaaccacGCTAACCCCAACTCATACTACCACAACCCTTCATCAGGGTACTACCAGATGGACAACTCAGCCAACCTGAACCCCACACCCAAAGCRCCTAGTGAagctccctcactcctctcactcCCCAACAGGCAGGGGGCCACCGATGGCCCCACGGTCGTGTCACAGGAGCAGCCTAAAACCACCTCCGAGCRYCACAKAGACCACCTCAGCCAGATAGAGGGACTGTATATGCATTTTCCCCACACTGACAAAGCACCAGCAGCCAACGCCTGTTCCTCAGCCCCGCAGCAGAGCAACACTCCCCACAGTGGGGAGACTAGTACACTACACCATGAGCAGCCCTTTCAGACGCAGGTCAgcgtttttcatcatgaatcttgttctagaGGCAGCTCTGcggagtggtcactagctggcacagccacaaagtcataaaatctgattttaaacctaaccttaaccctaaacgtaaccacactgctaaccctaatgcctaaccctaaccttaagatcaaaagcacatttttgttttcattcatttttataatatagacaattttgactcaGCAGATGGCCTGtctaaggggaaatcgctcagttctgcctccaggacaagacttaTGACAATAATTGTCAATCTGCCTTTCAGACAGACATGAACGGTAATGATATTACACGTCCCTGAAGAATAGCACACGGTCTGAGGTATCTGTGGGGACTGAGAAGCAGCAAAGCCAGGGGTCTTTCAACGGGCTGGCTGAGGCGTCCTCTCTTGCCTGAGAATAAAAGGGATCCACCAATTCTAGAGACTAACACTAGTCACTAGCAGTGTCAGGTAGACGTGTGGCAAGTTCAATGAAACTGGTTAGTGTGATAAGTTAAATTAGCATTCCTTTGCAGCAAGTATGCACATTTGGATGAATGTGCTGACCAACTTAAtcaaagggatacttcaggatgttggcaatgaagccctttattgACTTCCCCAGATCCAGTTGAACATTTTTGTGTCTCTGCATGTAGTTTGaaagaagttgctaactagcgttagcgcaatgactggaagtctatggtaccAGATGCTAGCTGTGACCATAGACTTCCAATCATtgcactaacactagttagcattggcttgcaaaactacctctaacttccttcgtaCTGGATGAAGGATGCAGGGACATAAagatggtatccatgagttcatcggactggggaagtagataacggGCTTCATTGCcgaaatcctgaagtatccctttaccAGTGAAACTACATGATGTCAATACCAATTCATTTTCTGTACAGGAATAATGCTGTTTTTGACCTATCCTAGAAACTGGGTGGTCCGTTTGATTGAATAGAACCTGAAGgacagtgtttgttgttttaaaCACCCTGATGAATGTACCTTTTTAAAGTGAACGATTAGGTTGCAAAGGCAAGTTGTGGGGTTTTGCCTCAGAAGGATCTTTGCacattattgcacacacagtTTCCATGTCCTGGATCTGAATCTCTAACAGGTATTGGACAATGACTGTGAAATAGTTCAAATTAAACAATGATTCCTTATTTCAACAGTATAACCATGTCGAATGGGYAAATGAAAAGATCATCTGATTTGAGTTAAATGAATGAACTAAGATAGACGCTAGGGCTCGGACGATATCAGTAACGCGATACTTGTTGGTAGCGTGGcaaagaaacaaaacacaaagcggatttCACTTCTTTagaaaaacagccctaatgttggaaaRAKACATTYTGTTGTCacccagagtcacatgtatttattttccatgcTATAGCACAGATTATTTACATAAAGCAGGTTTTTAAAAGACCAAAGAGTTTTGTCTGCttcgtgtaaaaaaaaaaaaaaatgccatggGAAAAAAATTGCAATACTGGTATAGTCACAGCCTTAGTGGATTGAACTTTTATATGGAGTCAACTGGAAAATGTATATAGCTGCAGTTTATTTATGCCTATACAAAGTTTATGTAATATTATGTATGTTTTGATAATGAGAGCATGCGGTGGTTAGTATTGATGACAAATCAACACGATTTTGAGGTACTACAATTATTAAGCGTCGGTCTCGTGTTTATTTGTGTTGTCTCATAGATGTTGAATACTTTGCATGTGTTTTGTTAAAAGGAATGTTTAAAAATgaacgtttttttttatatacagtgagaATGTCAAAAGGAAACAAATTAAATAACATTTATACTTTACATTAGATTGGACAACACTCCAATATACTGTAGTTCGAGTCACAGACGTATAATCATCTCTGGTCGTACCATTACATTTAGGTCCATTTTCAAAAGGACCATGAAACTTGGAAAATGTACGTCGTTTGAAATCGTTTTAAACGTCGTGCTCAATTTCATGAGACAAGCTATATTTTCAGTGCTGCTATTATGATTTGTTatcaagttttattgtcacatgcaRaggatacagcaggtgtaaaacagtacagagagaaccttaaTTGGGGGCTCTTTCCCKAAAATGCGCAATAACAGTAGTAATACAGATAAGAAATAAAACACGTGAAATGcgacagaagaaaaaaagaaaagaaacaggAGAATAGAGTTATATAACGTTCTTATATACAGYTCAGTACYGTGCCAGTACTGTTATTacagtgtgcaggggtactggagMGATTGAGGAAGGAATGGACCTACTCCATCACAGCATgttctttgtctcctctctcttttctctatgtATCCAGTCTCTTCATCTAGCCCCTTTATggttctcctcgctctctctgtctttcctgctCTCTCACATTCTCTTGCTCTcatgacctctcctctctcccatcctgtGACATCACATCACGTCAGCCAATGAGGTGGTGTACGGCGTYAGGGTGCCAAAGCGTTCATGTTCAGGTGATCTATAGTGAAGTAAGCTGCGTCTGTACCAGTCTCTGCTATTCTGCTGTAGATATGATTTGCTAGTCTATATTGTGGCCAATGTGAAACTGGGTATTTTATTGTGGTTTATTCTCGCAGCAGTCTGTTGRGTCATGAAGGCCTTGAAGTTCACAGAGCTcatgttgtttttgtctttgtcccaaatggcaccttattccctatataSTGCACTTCTTTTTAACAAGGAAGTCGTACCATTATAGGGTATTTGGGACACGGCCTTCctgttctgtttagttttgttccAGAATGTCTCTTTGTTTATCAAGACTGCGTAGAACTGGGGGCCTAAAATAGatattctctgtctcttcttttttACACCACCATTTGTTCCTTTTCCACAAACATCAGACTTTGAGAATAAATAACCAATGGAATAATTGTGTCCCTTGTCAATCATTTTGGTTGCYGATTATTATGACCTTGACATTTTGTCAAGATGAATCATACATATCAGAAATGTAATGTATTGTTGGAATTATTAAAGGAAGACTAAATGTACATCCTAAATCAACGGCTGTTTcagtttatagtttttttttttttttttaagtctgtcaACACCCATTTTTCAGTTCCAAATGTAGCCTCTGAAATCCCTAGAGAAAACCAGTACCATGTTGTCTGTCCCGCCCACAGAGTCAGAGTGAGATGGATTCTCCGGAATGTGTCTGTTTCCCAGGGTAACACATAGCTAAGACTGCTGTCTTGCGCTCAAGACCTCTACATTATGTAATGAATTTGAGGAGTTCTTTCAGTGTTGTCTCAGCAGCTGATTATTCcaggatgtacagtgccttcggaaagtattcagacgccttgattatttccacattttgttaggttacagcctttttctaaaagtgattaaaaaaacaatccaacaatcaatctacacacacataatgacaaagaaaaaacgttttttaggctctgtctgggccactcaaggacattcagagagtttgtcctgaagccactcctgcgttgtcttggctgtgtgcttagggtcattgtcctgttggaaggtgaaccttcgccccccagtctgaggtcctgaacgctctggagcaggttttcatcaaggatctctgtgcttTCCTctgttaatctttgcctcgatcctgactaatctcccagtccctgccgctgaaaaacacccccacagcatgatgctgtcaccaccatgcttcactgtagggatt
This region of Salvelinus sp. IW2-2015 linkage group LG12, ASM291031v2, whole genome shotgun sequence genomic DNA includes:
- the LOC111970863 gene encoding cysteine/serine-rich nuclear protein 3-like isoform X2, giving the protein MSGILKRKFEEVEVDSPSPCLSLRGSDDEVSAGSDSGNSSDSVNPGPSTPVTPSSILRCEKRLRVRNVHFESVTVYYFSRRQGFTSVPTQGGSTLGMSTRHSWVQRYTLGEFAVEQERSHRDMLRDHLKEEKLNSIKLKLTNNGTVESDEAESLTLDDISEDDIDLDNTEVDEYFFLQPMTTRRRRALLRASGVRRIDVEEKHELRAIRVSREECGCDCRGLCHPATCACSLAGIKCQVDRMSFPCGCSKEGCSNSTGRIEFNPIRVRTHFLHTIMKLELEKSREQQQQPQVTNGNGYHGELPVNVPVQRALQYPLMSDNIPVLQAPIMHLPSTSDTEQHLEEEVDEDEEDDEEEYEDEDDGSSLCSGLSDCSTDSLHTSDSEEEEEEEEEDDCESMEEGVSGPPVSHTEVVSLSSVLGYTDGTHTNTNHANPNSYYHNPSSGYYQMDNSANLNPTPKAPSEAPSLLSLPNRQGATDGPTVVSQEQPKTTSEXHXDHLSQIEGLYMHFPHTDKAPAANACSSAPQQSNTPHSGETSTLHHEQPFQTQVSVFHHESCSRGSSAEWSLAGTATKS
- the LOC111970863 gene encoding cysteine/serine-rich nuclear protein 3-like isoform X1; the encoded protein is MSGILKRKFEEVEVDSPSPCLSLRGSDDEVSAGSDSGNSSDSVNPGPSTPVTPSSILRCEKRLRVRNVHFESVTVYYFSRRQGFTSVPTQGGSTLGMSTRHSWVQRYTLGEFAVEQERSHRDMLRDHLKEEKLNSIKLKLTNNGTVESDEAESLTLDDISEDDIDLDNTEVDEYFFLQPMTTRRRRALLRASGVRRIDVEEKHELRAIRVSREECGCDCRGLCHPATCACSLAGIKCQVNGAVVDRMSFPCGCSKEGCSNSTGRIEFNPIRVRTHFLHTIMKLELEKSREQQQQPQVTNGNGYHGELPVNVPVQRALQYPLMSDNIPVLQAPIMHLPSTSDTEQHLEEEVDEDEEDDEEEYEDEDDGSSLCSGLSDCSTDSLHTSDSEEEEEEEEEDDCESMEEGVSGPPVSHTEVVSLSSVLGYTDGTHTNTNHANPNSYYHNPSSGYYQMDNSANLNPTPKAPSEAPSLLSLPNRQGATDGPTVVSQEQPKTTSEXHXDHLSQIEGLYMHFPHTDKAPAANACSSAPQQSNTPHSGETSTLHHEQPFQTQVSVFHHESCSRGSSAEWSLAGTATKS